One segment of Tenrec ecaudatus isolate mTenEca1 chromosome 1, mTenEca1.hap1, whole genome shotgun sequence DNA contains the following:
- the SZT2 gene encoding KICSTOR complex protein SZT2 isoform X2, giving the protein MAAERPEPEVEEAGQVFLLMKKDYRISRNVRLAWFLNHLHQTVQATPQELLLQSEQELEVLSVLPPGWQPDEPVVPRPFLLVPSTRVTFLAWQYRFVIELDLSPSTGIVDDSTGEILFDEVFYALSRCLGGLLRPFRVPGSCVDFQPEIYITIQAYSSIIGLQSHQVLVQGCLLDPSQQEVFLQQVYEQLCLYEDKVATMLQQQYDPQSQGQAGDQTPDSAEPPGRKVGVSMVTADVGLVSMIRQGILALQLLPSNSSAGIIVITDGVTSVPDVAVCETLLNQLRSGTVACSFVQVGGVYSYDCSFGHVPNVELMKFIAMATFGSYLSTCPEPEPGNLGLTVYHRAFLLYSFLRSGEALNPEYYCAMCQLTTTSPSRVLAGLLGSQHRLFNEHLVSASSNPALALRRKKHTEKEVPADLVSTVSVRLREGYSVREVTLAKGGSQLEVKLVLLWKHNMRIEYVAVAPWPMELEGPRGTRVEVTMEGGYDILHDVSCALRQPIRSLYRTHVIRRFWNTLQSINQTDQMLAHLQSFSSVPEHFTLPDSTKSGVPLFYIPPGSTTPVLSLQHSGSDSSHAQFAAYWKPVLSMDANSWQRWLHMHRLVLILEHDTPVPKHLHTPGSNGRYSTIQCRISHSSLTSLLRDWSSFVLVEGYSYVKLLSSAPDQPPSSFYMVRIISKAPCMVLRLGFPIGTPAQARHKIVSDLREEILQLRFPHRVQSKEPTPKVKRKGLGGFGGGSSPSKSPPMLGPQQALSDRPCLVALHKPLDKLLIRYEKLPLDYRAPFLLTLEPPGPLPLVSGRSASSSLASLSRYLYHQRWVWSVPSGLAPALPLSAIAQLLSILTEVRLSEGFHFACSGEGIINMVLELPIQNEPPGQAAAEKHTCIVQYILFPPHSTSTKDSFSTDDDNDVEVEALEGDSELNLVTEVWVEPQCGRVGPGPESWRHLQDLTYPEIPQALHPRDAACIGSMLSFEYLIQLCQSKEWSPLPPEPKVSNGLDQGGDACVYEIPFHFDLMGLLPQCQQLQMSFLLLSREPEGVSLSEGPCPANDMVLCLLHSCLGQELSDREIPLTTTDQATFLSEVLRRTDHGSGPEGLSVGDHGIPKHQTASSAPASGDSALSTLSVAPETLGTPAPAPPVQWRCYARLVAPQHVFLTFLPATFSDVQHLAAYGLEGPSQEETKPKSGDCSGAPSLRDAVGSGVKATRAQVPTLSVTPAGDNAQNQGELSPAFRQGLHTYTGRQASQTEGSDGPRTRCPVYIYNCSLESLREQMAGMQPPQVPRDLSFRTHFLDHSSSSAWLEPRYKEAANHCALLQEHAQRCYVRGLFRSLQQAQSVTSQDLLIAVDACEELLQEVDITPFLLTLCGHTWSLPHAPPSPGPLSPGAFSSSIEECPEPRERAVLASESSIETEDFSEPELQSTRSTGHADPGPDIALTDICQLRGQAHDALHSLIQEKFLEISRLYFCTVPSNPHYFFYCPPSSRREDEVPQDTVDRKVSDLEFSEAELIGEEGDTSACCVVTESDPELEVEYRESRDPDLGLAGLESTSLSDADTVNPDEDSFSILGGDSPTGPESLLHDLPPLFLHLTCSMRLRGQHSSVPVGSLPTCLGQVLSSLEGLPTGGRVPLRDLSVTLDVFVLTLPLEVELPPASDPQHHRSTSESSASFPRSPGQPSSLRSDDGLGPPLPPPGEERHPGLSSLATPHRLAIETTMSEIRWLLEDEMVAALRRGGIPQSPALHRAAAHIHSSPGRSTCLRQTLPLSFVFGPERSLAQFKEEFRRIHLPGHVLLEDPDSGFFFVAVGQPPGGSLGEPPPAAWAWHSHEDRAEGVEQEALTASPQAPGSPEDSEGPPLGGLPSLPQGGNQPGPHRGLSLMSSQGSVDSDHLGYDGGSSGSDSEEPSEEPSETLGEKPPFMLRTPPGLLPPEPSLSGLPGPCLPDFWLIVRVLQDRVEVYAHARSMVREEGGPGAECRHLQQLLVRRVGEICREVNQRLLLQDLHDSHVCNSLLVAESEEDLWRSETLFHSRQRVPLPSDDYAADESCGPRGYLAATMHFVPGHFSCDVVWGTVIRVHSRLKMGPSMGVSRAIQALRSVLNAFSVVNRKNMFVYQERATQAVYYLRLLETSCSDRPWEGDAGPRSLALSRSQEPICPEEASGPRSPLDMASSRSSDTARPVGQVDRHIQLLVHGVGQAGPEITDELVRVLRRRLDEATLDVITVMLVRNCKLTPADVEFIQPPGSLPSQVLQLALPPSCQPWLPALAWYLRQSLLIFLHSPKYTDSNSQHHFQHPFPPQGGLPDLDIYVYNKPGGQGTGGKGVACITLAFVDAGGNPISLASWPPTSPGPSDSLQEEEFEQLTQVTRCTVLPDSSAAQSGPPRLRLDVWEKGNISILQLEEKLRTAARQALADAIMELQLLPASLCTEDSSPGSLRSGSLESKSPTGQASTFPPAPVPGEPVTPPSKAGRRSFWDMLSKTEGGDMGSPKTTDDIVLDRPEDTRGRRRHKTENVRTPGGTERAPGPDSGTQRQRRRVTQLEEGEVGTLHPVFAHVCQRWMEFMAQIGCASVSRSSTHVVSRFLLPSILSEFTILVTSMAGDTSVRVFEQHLDSESKLFSPCAHGQLGPAPHPATERHLLLLGRSFMQWRRPTQQAAKALQRFEPGGDGSPGRSTPRQRLLLLEVVDKKLQLLTYNWAPDLGAALGRALIRLVQWQTARAHLIFCLLSQKLGLFHHYGQLDFPVQDEKEPNPFLLPSMEAETLIRSASPPLSREQGRLSGSSRGVGPLPLDTFPFDEALRDISAARPSSMLSPVPRLPDPVTFHGQQFLDIKLTERRELERQMKMENLFVTWQQRSTPASMPISAGELETLKQSSRLVHYCATALLFDPAAWLHGPPETSGLPEGQRRPRPESGSGGREAPPSCEPSDIPLPGAREEPWLKELSLAFLQQYVQYLQSIGFVLVPLRPPSPARSSRRAMATSGTDGRGSFSCPRTRTDGSPKGTGHTVTTYHLQRALPGGIILMELAFQGCYFCVKQFALECSRIPMGQAVNSQLSMLFTEECDKVRDLMHVHSFSYDFHLRLVHQHVLGAHLALRHGYHLTTFLRHFLAHHPDGPHFGRNHIYQGTLELPTPLIAAHQLYNYVADHASSYHMKPLRMARPGGPEQNEYALVSAWHSSGSYLDSEGLRHPDDFDVSLLVCHCAAPFEEQGEAERHVLRLQFFVVLTSQRELFPRLTADMRRFRKPPRLAPEPEVPGGSAGSPGEASGAGLAPGPAPLFPPLAAEVGVARARLAQLVRLAGGHCRRDTLWKRLFLLEPPGPDRLRLGGRLALAELEELLGAVHAKSIGDIDPQLDCFLSMTVSWYQSLIKVLLSRFPQSCRHFQSPDLGTQYLVVLNQKFTDCFVLVFLDSHMGKTSLTVVFREPFPVQPQDSDSPPAQLVSTYHHLESVINTACFTLWTRLL; this is encoded by the exons GTGCTAGTACaaggctgtcttctggatccttcTCAGCAAGAGGTATTCCTGCAGCAGGTATATGAGCAGCTCTGCCTCTATGAGGACAAGGTGGCTACTATGCTGCAGCAGCAGTATGATCCCCAAAGCCAG GGTCAGGCAGGAGACCAGACTCCAGACTCAGCAGAGCCCCCAGGCCGAAAGGTGGGAGTCTCCATGGTGACAGCAGATGTTGGACTGGTCAGTATGATTCGCCAGGGCATCCTGGCCCTGCAGCTGCTGCCCTCCAACTCTAGTGCAG GTATCATTGTGATCACTGATGGGGTGACAAGCGTTCCCGATGTTGCTGTCTGTGAGACCCTGCTGAACCAGCTTCGCAGCGGCACCGTGGCTTGTTCTTTTGTGCAG GTGGGAGGAGTTTACTCTTACGACTGCAGTTTTGGCCACGTGCCCAATGTGGAATTGATGAAGTTCATCGCAATGGCCACATTTGGCTCCTACCTGTCCACTTGTCCTGAGCCCGAGCCAGGCAACCTGGGCCTGACCGTCTACCACCGGGCATTCCTCCTCTACTCCTTCCTCCGCAGTGGGGAAGCCCTGAACCCCGAATACTACTGTG CGATGTGTCAGCTGACGACCACCTCTCCTTCCCGCGTCCTCGCTGGTCTTCTAGGCTCTCAGCACCGCCTGTTTAACGAGCACTTGGTCTCCGCCAGCAGCAACCCTGCCTTGGCCCTGCGCCGGAAAAAGCACACTGAGAAGGAGGTGCCAGCTGACCTGGTTAGCACCGTGTCTGTGCGGCTTCGGGAGGGCTACAGTGTGCGAGAGGTCACACTGGCCAAAG GAGGCTCCCAGCTGGAGGTGAAGCTGGTCCTGCTGTGGAAACACAACATGCGCATTGAGTATGTGGCTGTGGCCCCCTGGCCCATGGAGCTCGAAGGCCCTCGGGGAACACGGGTGGAAGTGACGATGGAAGGCGGCTATgacattctgcatgatgtgtcctGTGCTCTACGACAGCCCATCCGCTCGTTGTACCGCACCCACGTTATCCGCCGCTTCTGGAATACATTGCAGAG CATTAACCAGACGGACCAGATGCTGGCCCACCTGCAGTCCTTCTCCTCCGTCCCGGAACATTTCACCCTTCCCGACAGCACCAAGAGTGGAGTGCCGCTCTTCTACATCCCTCCCGGCTCCACGACCCCG GTGCTCTCCTTGCAGCACAGTGGTTCTGACTCATCCCACGCCCAGTTTGCCGCCTACTGGAAGCCGGTGTTGTCCATGGATGCGAATTCATGGCAGCGTTGGCTGCACATGCACCGCCTGGTGCTGATCCTGGAGCACGATAC ACCAGTCCCCAAGCACTTGCACACCCCGGGCAGCAATGGGCGCTATAGCACCATCCAGTGCAGGATCTCCCACTCCTCACTGACCTCCCTGCTCCGGGACTGGAGCAGCTTTGTGCTCGTGGAGGGCTATTCTTACGTCAAGCTGCTTTCCAG TGCCCCAGACCAGCCCCCTTCTTCCTTCTACATGGTCCGCATCATCTCCAAGGCCCCGTGCATGGTTCTTCGCCTGGGCTTCCCCATCGGCACACCAGCACAGGCCCGTCACAAG ATTGTGTCGGACTTGCGGGAAGAGATCCTGCAGTTACGTTTCCCCCACCGAGTCCAAAGCAAGGAGCCAACGCCCAAGGTGAAACgaaaagggctggggggcttcggTGGGGGCAGCTCTCCCTCCAAGTCCCCCCCCATGCTGGGACCGCAGCAGGCCCTGTCTGACCGGCCCTGCCTTGTGGCCCTGCATAAGCCACTGGACAAGCTGCTCATCAG GTATGAGAAGCTACCCTTGGACTACCGGGCACCTTTCTTGCTGACCCTGGAGCCACCAGGACCACTGCCCTTGGTGTCGGGCCGCTCGGCCTCTTCCAGCCTAGCGTCACTGTCCCGCTACCTCTACCATCAACGCTGGGTCTGGAGTGTCCCTTCCGGCCTGGCCCCTGCACTGCCCCTCAGTGCCATCGCCCAGCTGCTCTCCATCCTCACTGA AGTCCGTCTGTCTGAGGGTTTCCACTTCGCCTGTAGCGGGGAGGGAATCATCAATATGGTCCTGGAGCTTCCGATTCAG AATGAGCCTCCGGGGCAGGCTGCAGCTGAGAAGCACACATGTATTGTCCAGTACATCCTGTTCCCCCCGCACTCCACCTCCACCAAAGACAG TTTCTCAACAGATGATGACAATGACGTGGAGGTCGAGGCTCTGGAGGGGGACTCTGAGCTCAATCTGGTGACAGAGGTCTGGGTGGAGCCACAGTGTGGGCGCGTGGGACCTGGCCCTGAGAGCTGGAGGCACCTCCAGGACTTGACCTACCCCGAGATCCCTCAGGCT CTCCACCCCCGGGATGCTGCCTGCATAGGCTCCATGCTGAGCTTTGAATATTTGATACAACTGTGCCAGAGCAAGGAATGGAGTCCTCTGCCCCCAGAGCCAAAGGTTTCTAACG GATTGGACCAGGGAGGAGACGCCTGTGTGTATGAGATCCCGTTCCACTTTGACCTCATGGGCCTGTTGCCACAGTGCCAGCAGCTCCAGATGTCCTTCCTTCTGCTGTCCAGAG AGCCAGAGGGCGTCTCTCTCTCCGAGGGGCCCTGTCCCGCCAACGACATGGTGCTGTGCCTGCTGCACAGCTGCCTGGGGCAGGAGCTGAGTGACCGGGAGATCCCACTGACCACCACTGACCAGGCCACCTTCCTGAGTGAAGTTCTGCGGCGGACTGACCATGGTTCCG GTCCCGAGGGATTATCAGTGGGGGACCACGGGATCCCGAAGCATCAGACTGCCAGCAGTGCCCCGGCTTCTGGAGACTCGGCTCTTAGCACCCTG AGCGTGGCTCCTGAAACCCTCGGAACGCCCGCGCCTGCCCCGCCCGTTCAGTGGCGCTGCTACGCAAGACTGGTGGCCCCGCAGCACGTGTTTCTGACCTTTCTCCCAGCTACCTTCTCAG ATGTCCAGCATCTGGCCGCCTACGGCTTGGAGGGGCCTTCTCAAGAGGAGacaaagcctaagtctggggaCTGCAGTGGGGCTCCCAGCCTCAGAGATGCGGTGGGGAGTGGGGTCAAGGCTACAAGGGCCCAGGTTCCCACCCTTAGTGTCACCCCTGCTGGTG ACAATGCCCAGAACCAAGGAGAGCTGAGCCCAGCCTTCCGTCAGGGCCTTCACACTTACACGGGACGCCAGGCTTCCCAGACCGAGGGTTCAGATGGGCCTCGGACCCGGTGTCCTGTCTACATCTATAACTGCTCCCTGGAATCACTAAGGGAGCAAATGGCTGGCATGCAGCCCCCTCAGGTTCCCCGCGACCTCAGCTTCCG GACTCACTTCCTCGACCACTCCTCGTCTTCAGCCTGGCTGGAGCCCCGGTACAAGGAGGCAGCCAACCACTGTGCCTTACTGCAGGAGCATGCCCAGCGGTGCTATGTCCGAG GATTATTCCGGAGCCTGCAGCAGGCACAGAGCGTGACCTCCCAGGACTTGCTGATTGCAGTAGATGCCTGTGAGGAGCTCCTGCAGGAAGTGGACATCACCCCCTTTCTGCTCACACTGTGTGGCCACACCTGGAGTTTGCCTCATGCGCCCCCAAGCCCTGGGCCCCTCAGCCCTGGGGCCTTCAGCAGCAGTATCGAGGAGTGCCCCGAGCCCCGGGAACGAGCTGTCCTAGCGTCTGAGTCCAG CATCGAGACTGAGGACTTCAGCGAGCCTGAGCTCCAGAGCACCCGCAGCACTGGCCATGCAGACCCCGGTCCAGACATTGCTCTAACGGACATCTGCCAGCTCAGAGGACAGGCCCACGATGCCCTTCATAGCCTCATCCAG GAGAAGTTCCTAGAGATCAGCCGGCTTTACTTCTGCACAGTGCCCTCCAATCCTCACTACTTCTTCTATTGCCCTCCATCCAGCCGACGAGAG GATGAGGTCCCCCAGGACACAGTAGACAGAAAAGTCAGTGACCTGGAGTTTTCAGAGGCTGAGCTGATAGGTGAAGAAG GAGACACATCTGCCTGCTGCGTGGTCACTGAGAGCGACCCAGAGCTGGAGGTGGAGTACCGTGAGAGccgcgacccagacctgggacttGCTGGGCTGGAGTCCACCTCGCTGTCCGACGCAGACACTGTGAACCCCGATGAAGACTCCTTCAGTATCCTGGGCGGTGACTCGCCCACTGGGCCAGAGAGCCTCCTGCACGATCTGCCGCCACTCTTCCTGCACCTCACGTGCTCCATGCGACTGCGCGGCCAGCACAGCTCAGTCCCTGTGGGCAGCCTGCCCACCTGCCTGG gccaggtgctttcCAGTCTGGAGGGTCTGCCCACTGGAGGCCGAGTTCCACTGAGGGACCTAAGTGTCACCCTGGATGTGTTTGTTCTGACCTTGCCTCTAGAAGTGGAACTTCCCCCGGCCTCAGACCCTCAGCATCACCG GTCAACCTCTGAGAGCAGTGCTTCATTCCCACGATCCCCTGGGCAGCCGTCATCGTTAAGGTCAGATGATGGCCTGGGGCCTCCACTGCCGCCTCCAGGAGAAGAAAG GCACCCGGGACTTTCCAGTTTGGCTACCCCCCACCGGCTGGCAATTGAGACCACCATGAGTGAG ATCCGCTGGTTGCTGGAGGATGAGATGGTGGCAGCACTCCGTCGAGGAGGCATTCCCCAGAGCCCTGCCCTGCACCGCGCAGCTGCCCACATCCATAGCTCTCCTGGACGCTCTACTTGCCTTCGCCAAACTTTGCCACTGAGTTTTGTGTTTGGGCCAGAACGTTCTCTCGCACAATTCAAAGAG GAGTTCCGCCGCATCCACCTTCCTGGCCATGTCCTTCTTGAGGACCCTGACAGTGGCTTCTTCTTTGTGGCAGTTGGCCAACCACCGGGTGGGTCTCTTGGGGAGCCCCCTCCAGCAGCCTGGGCTTGGCACAGCCATGAGGATAGAGCTGAGGGCGTTGAGCAGGAG GCCCTGACAGCCAGCCCACAGGCCCCTGGCTCCCCAGAGGATTCTGAAGGGCCCCCCCTAGGTGGTCTTCCTAGTCTGCCACAGGGAG GGAACCAACCTGGGCCCCACCGGGGACTGAGCCTCATGTCCAGTCAGGGCAGTGTGGACTCTGACCACCTAG GTTATGACGGTGGCAGCAGTGGCTCCGACAGTGAGGAGCCCAGTGAGGAGCCCTCTGAGACCCTCGGCGAGAAGCCCCCCTTCATGTTGCGGACTCCACCTGGGCTGCTACCTCCAGAGCCTTCACTCTCAGGCCTCCCTGGGCCCTGCCTGCCTGACTTTTGGCTCATCGTCCGAGTGCTGCAGGATCGGGTGGAAGTGTATGCCCACGCACG GAGCATGGTACGGGAGGAAGGAGGACCAGGTGCTGAGTGTCGCCACCTGCAGCAGCTCCTGGTGAGGAGAGTTGGGGAGATCTGCAGGGAAGTCAACCAG cgACTGCTGCTTCAGGACCTTCATGACAGTCATGTCTGTAACTCTCTTCTGGTGGCTGAGAGCGAGGAAGATCTGTGGCGCAGCGAGACCCTCTTCCATTCCCGTCAGCGGGTGCCACTACCCAGCGATG ATTATGCCGCTGACGAGAGCTGTGGACCCCGAGGCTACCTCGCAGCCACGATGCATTTTGTCCCTGGGCATTTCTCCTGTGACGTCGTGTGGGGCACTGTGATCCGAGTCCATTCACGCCTCAAGATGGGGCCCAGCATGGGGGTGTCTCGGG CCATCCAGGCACTGCGCTCGGTGCTCAATGCCTTCTCCGTGGTCAACCGGAAGAACATGTTCGTCTACCAGGAGCGAGCGACCCAGGCTGTTTACTACCTCCG GCTGCTGGAGACGTCCTGCAGCGACCGGCCATGGGAAGGGGATGCCGGGCCCCGCTCCCTCGCTCTGTCCCGGAGCCAAGAGCCCATCTGCCCTGAGGAGGCCTCG GGCCCTCGCTCTCCCCTGGACATGGCTTCCAGCCGCAGTTCAGATACTGCTCGTCCTGTGGGCCAAGTGGACAGACACATCCAGCTGCTGGTACACGGTGTGGGGCAGGCAG GGCCCGAGATCACAGACGAGCTAGTGCGGGTTCTACGTCGGCGCCTGGACGAGGCCACGCTGGATGTCATCACGGTTATGCTTGTTCGGAACTGCAAGCTGACCCCAGCTGATGTGGAA TTCATCCAGCCTCCCGGGAGCCTCCCCTCCCAGGTGCTGCAGCTGGCCCTGCCCCCCTCCTGCCAGCCCTGGCTTCCTGCCCTGGCCTGGTACCTGCGGCAGAGCCTACTCATCTTCCTACACTCGCCCAAGTACACAGACAGCAACAGCCAGCACCACTTCCAG CATCCATTCCCGCCCCAGGGCGGCCTCCCCGACTTGGACATCTATGTGTATAACAAGCCTGGTGGACAAGGCACTGGGGGCAAAG GAGTCGCCTGCATCACTCTAGCCTTTGTGGATGCTGGCGGGAACCCCATATCCCTGGCATCGTGGCCCCCCACTTCTCCTGGGCCCTCAGACTCGCTGCAAGAGGAAGAGTTTGAGCAGCTGACCCAGGTCACGCGCTGCACCGTCCTGCCCGACAGCTCTGCAG CCCAGAGCGGGCCCCCGCGGCTGCGGTTGGATGTGTGGGAGAAGGGGAACATCAgcatcctgcagctggaggaaaagCTCCGCACCGCGGCGCGCCAGGCCCTGGCGGATGCTATCATGGAGCTGCAGCTGCTGCCAGCCTCGCTCTGCACGGAGGACAGCTCCCCAG GAAGTCTCAGGAGCGGCTCGTTGGAATCCAAGAGCCCCACAGGTCAAGCTAGCACCTTCCCCCCGGCCCCTGTGCCTGGGGAGCCTGTGACCCCACCGAGCAAAGCTGGCCGCCGCAGCTTCTGGGATATGCTG AGTAAAACAGAAGGTGGGGACATGGGTTCCCCCAAAACCACCGATGACATTGTCCTGGATCGGCCAGAAGACACTCGGGGCCGGAGGCGTCACAAAACGGAGAATGTTCGGACTCCGGGTGGGACTGAGCGGGCCCCAGGACCAGATTCAGGAACCCAGagacaaag ACGCCGGGTAACCCAGCTAGAAGAGGGCGAGGTGGGCACCCTGCATCCTGTGTTTGCTCATGTCTGTCAGCGCTGGATGGAGTTTATGGCTCAGATTG GTTGCGCTTCAGTGTCCAGAAGCTCCACCCACGTGGTGTCCCGATTCCTCCTCCCGTCCATCCTGTCCGAGTTTACCATCCTGGTCACCTCCATGGCTGGAGACACCAGCGTCCGAGTCTTTGAGCAGCATTT GGATTCAGAATCCAAGCTCTTCAGTCCTTGTGCCCACGGCCAGCTGGGCCCAGCTCCCCATCCCGCCACTGAGCGGCACCTGCTGCTTCTGGGGAGGAGCTTCATGCAGTGGAGGAGACCGACGCAGCAGG CTGCCAAAGCTCTGCAGCGCTTCGAGCCAGGTGGTGACGGGAGCCCAGGGCGGAGCACTCCCCGGCAGAGGCTCTTGCTGCTGGAGGTTGTGGACAAGAAG CTACAGCTGCTGACATACAACTGGGCTCCAGACCTGGGGGCAGCGCTGGGCCGAGCGCTCATCCGCCTCGTGCAGTGGCAGACCGCACGGGCCCACCTCATTTTCTGCCTGCTCAGCCAGAAGCTAGGCCTCTTCCATCATTACGGGCAGCTGGACTTCCCCGTGCAAGATGAAAAG GAGCCAAACCCTTTTCTGCTGCCATCCATGGAAGCCGAGACCCTCATCCGGAGTGCCAGTCCCCCACTGAGCCGAGAACAGGGTCGGCTGAGTGGGTCCTCCCGTGGTGTGGGCCCCCTCCCCCTGGACACATTCCCCTTCGATGAGGCCTTGCGGGACATCTCAGCTGCCCGTCCCAGCTCCATGCTCAGCCCTGTGCCCAGACTCCCTGATCCCGTCACCTTCCACGGGCAGCAGTTCCTGGACATCAAGTTGACAGAGCGCAGAG AGCTGGAGCGACAGATGAAGATGGAGAACCTGTTTGTGACCTGGCAGCAGCGCTCCACCCCAGCCAGCATGCCCATTAGT gctggggagctGGAGACCCTGAAGCAGTCATCCCGCCTGGTGCATTACTGTGCGACAGCCCTGCTCTTCGACCCAGCTGCCTGGCTCCATGGGCCTCCAGAGACTTCTGGGCTCCCAGAGGGACAG CGGCGCCCTCGTCCTGAGTCAGGCTCTGGGGGCCGAGAGGCGCCCCCGAGCTGCGAGCCCTCTGACATACCGCTGCCTGGAGCCCGGGAGGAGCCATGGCTGAAGGAACTGAGCCTGGCTTTCCTGCAGCAGTACGTGCAGTACCTGCAGAGCATCGGCTTCGTGCTCGTGCCGCTGCGGCCGCCTTCCCCTGCCCGCAG CAGCCGGCGGGCGATGGCTACCTCAGGCACAGATGGCCGTGGCTCCTTCTCCTGCCCCAGAACCCGAACTGATGGGAGCCCCAAG GGCACTGGCCACACGGTCACCACCTACCACCTGCAGCGGGCACTGCCAGGGGGCATCATCCTCATGGAACTGGCGTTCCAG GGCTGCTACTTCTGTGTCAAACAGTTTGCCCTGGAATGTTCCCGGATCCCCATGGGACAGGCTGTCAACTCTCAG CTCTCCATGCTGTTCACAGAGGAGTGTGACAAGGTGCGGGACCTGATGCACGTGCACTCCTTCAGCTATGACTTCCACCTGCGCCTCGTGCACCAGCACGTGCTGGGCGCCCACCTGGCCCTCCGCCACGGCTACCACCTCACCACCTTCTTGCGGCATTTCCTGGCCCACCACCCCGATGGGCCCCACTTTGGCCGCAACCACATCTACCAAG GGACACTGGAGCTCCCCACACCACTCATTGCTGCCCACCAGCTCTACAACTACGTAGCCGACCACGCCAGCTCCTACCACATGAAGCCACTGCGCATGGCCCGGCCGGGGGGCCCCGAACAGAACGAATATGCCCTGGTGTCGGCATGGCACAG CTCTGGCTCCTACCTGGATTCCGAGGGACTTCGCCACCCAGATGATTTTGACGTGTCTCTGCTTGTCTGCCACTGTGCAGCGCCCTTTGAAGAGCAAGGAGAGGCCGAGCGACATGTTCTGCG GCTGCAGTTCTTTGTGGTGCTCACCAGCCAGCGGGAGCTGTTCCCCAGACTCACTGCTGACATGCGCCGCTTCCGGAAGCCTCCCAGGCTGGCTCCTGAGCCAGAGGTCCCTGGGGGCTCCGCTGGTAGCCCCGGGGAGGCCTCGGGGGCTGGTTTGGCCCCTGGACCCGCTCCCCTGTTCCCACCACTGGCAGCCGAGGTGGGCGTTGCACGAGCGCGGCTGGCTCAGCTGGTGCGGCTGGCGGGAGGGCACTGCCGGCGGGACACACTCTGGAAGCGCCTCTTCTTGCTGGAGCCACCCGGACCTGACCGGCTGCGGCTGGGAGGGCGCCTGGCCCTGGCAGAGCTGGAGGAGCTCCTAGGAGCCGTCCATGCGAAGTCCATTGGGGACATCGACCCCCAGCTG GACTGCTTCCTGTCCATGACAGTCTCCTGGTACCAGAGCCTGATCAAGGTTCTCCTCAGCCGCTTTCCCCAGAGCTGCCGCCACTTCCAGAGCCCAGACTTGGGAACTCAGTACCTG GTTGTGCTGAATCAGAAGTTCACCGACTGCTTCGTGCTAGTGTTTCTGGATTCCCACATGGGAAAGACG TCTCTGACGGTGGTTTTCCGAGAGCCCTTCCCGGTACAGCCCCAGGACAGTGACAGCCCGCCTGCCCAGCTGGTCTCCACCTACCACCACCTGGAGTCTGTCATCAACACAGCCTGCTTCACCCTGTGGACCCGCCTCCTCTGA